In one Rhopalosiphum padi isolate XX-2018 chromosome 3, ASM2088224v1, whole genome shotgun sequence genomic region, the following are encoded:
- the LOC132927314 gene encoding uncharacterized protein LOC132927314, with product MSDNNEINTGDIPEIEGCMPLQPEEGVPTTSPKTKNKNGKFVSSRQKIMIVNIYKDIISNTPDKKYGDIINRIRELTGLGRDTIRNTISEYKTTKTVSSPNRKRLKASLFEKIDDLDRTGLRRTIHSIWLKRELPTIDRILFDVNADPSLPNFKRTSLYRVIKKLDFVFTKRKRCSVLTEREDLIVWRRKYLYDIRKYRAEGRSIYYLDETWLNAGDCVDRVWKDNTVLSKHDAFNKGLSTGLPNPSGKGKRLIVLHIGSEHGFLPGGLLCFVSKKNTGDYHDEMNGDNFKQWFESIIPVLDPNSIIVMDNAPYHSVEQEKYPNSSWKKADILEWLISRDVVRERPLSSLLKPELLAISKEMRPQQKSYVIDNLAKDNGHTVLRLPPYHCEFNPIELAWAMVKGYVKQKNTTFKIDDVRQLLNTAIERVTPENWKNFIKHVIEEEDKIWKADDIMDELIDAMEPCIMTITGETTSTDDSE from the exons atgagtgataataacgaaataaataCGGGTGATATCCCTGAAATAGAAGGTTGTATGCCTCTGCAGCCTGAAGAAGGTGTACCTACTACTTctccaaaaacaaaaaataaaaatggaaaa tTTGTGTCCAGTcgtcaaaaaataatgatagtcaatatttataaagatatcaTTTCTAATACACCAGACAAAAAATATGGGGACATTATTAACCGTATTAGAGAGTTAACTGGTTTGGGACGAGACACAATAAGGAATACCATCAGCGAATATAAAACGACGAAAACAGTATCATCTCCTAACAGAAAAAGATTAAAGGCTTcactatttgaaaaaattgatgatCTGGACCGCACAGGATTACGTCGGACAATTCATTCTATTTGGTTAAAACGTGAACTACCAACTATCGATCGAATTTTATTCGATGTAAACGCAGATCCATCGCTTCCAAATTTTAAAAGGACGTCTCTGTATCGGGTTATCAAAAAATTGGACTTCGtatttacaaaaagaaaaaggTGCAGTGTGCTGACCGAGAGGGAGGACTTAATTGTTTGGCGTCGTAAGTATTTATACGACATTCGGAAATATAGAGCTGAAGGTCGATCTATATATTATCTGGATGAAACATGGTTGAACGCCGGCGATTGTGTCGATCGTGTTTGGAAGGACAATACGGTTCTCTCTAAACACGATGCATTCAACAAAGGTCTTTCAACCGGTTTACCAAATCCATCAGGTAAAGGGAAACGACTCATTGTATTACACATTGGGTCAGAGCATGGTTTTCTGCCAGGTGGCCTACTATGTTTCGTTTCCAAAAAAAATACAGGAGACTACCACGACGAGATGAATGGGGATAACTTTAAACAGTGGTTTGAGTCCATTATCCCTGTACTCGATCCAAATTCAATCATCGTCATGGACAATGCGCCGTACCATTCAGTAGAGCAAGAAAAATATCCAAATAGTTCTTGGAAAAAGGCTGATATATTGGAGTGGCTCATTTCCAGAGACGTTGTTCGTGAACGACCGCTATCGTCATTGTTGAAGCCCGAACTTCTGGCGATATCAAAAGAAATGCGACCACAACAAAAATCGTATGTAATCGACAACTTGGCAAAAGACAACGGGCACACCGTACTCCGATTGCCACCGTACCATTGCGAATTCAATCCCATTGAATTAGCATGGGCGATGGTAAAAGGATACGTGAAACAAAAAAACACGACTTTTAAAATCGACGATGTTCGCCAACTGCTAAATACAGCGATTGAAAGGGTTACACCTGAAAACTGGAAAAACTTTATAAAGCACGTAATTGAAGAAGAGGACAAAATATGGAAAGCGGACGATATCATGGATGAATTGATAGATGCAATGGAACCTTGTATTATGACGATAACAGGAGAAACAACCTCAACAGATGATTcggagtaa
- the LOC132925668 gene encoding zinc finger MYM-type protein 5-like, whose translation MSKRSYPSGASKRQRAIVKDINEKKIINSLPKLTDFFSSVPPKEETNLVLPISQETITINQQSQVSQNPTLSPNKYFVDSPETVEDNSLVSNDPGNWNTLTEEKRNMYIKKGSKFFQNKDSDFLNSTRNYTESNGKIKVRHLTKSIFTRQLKNGENVDRSWLLYSPSKKALFCFVCRLFSSTKTGFSCEQGFNDWKHVHTVVLEHENSLMHRESVMTFSVRTKNNGRIDQEISYQINLEVNYWKEVLKRIVAVIKFLSSRGIAFRGENQIIGSQHNGNYLGCLELISQFDPFLLEHLNKYGNQGKGNPSYLSANICNEFINIMGRQVLNAILSELKVANIIQLVLIPLLIFLILIK comes from the coding sequence ATGTCAAAGCGTTCATATCCTAGTGGTGCTTCAAAAAGGCAGAGAGCAATCGTAAAAGAtatcaacgaaaaaaaaatcataaattcttTACCTAAGCttacagattttttttcttctgttcCTCCCAAAGAAGAAACTAATTTAGTTTTACCAATATCCCAAGAAACGATAACAATTAACCAACAATCACAAGTATCTCAAAATCCTACTTTAAGCCCTAATAAATATTTCGTTGATTCTCCAGAAACAGTTGAGGACAATTCATTAGTATCAAATGATCCCGGAAATTGGAATACATTAACTGAGGAAAAacgaaatatgtatattaaaaaaggttccaaattttttcaaaataaagatAGTGACTTTTTAAATTCCACACGAAATTATACAGAATCAAATGGTAAAATTAAAGTGAGACACTTAACCAAGTCAATATTCACTCGTCAACTAAAAAATGGTGAAAATGTCGATAGATCGTGGCTTTTATATTCTCCCTCGAAAAAagctttgttttgttttgtatgtCGTCTCTTTTCTTCTACAAAAACTGGATTTAGTTGTGAACAAGGATTTAATGACTGGAAACATGTTCATACGGTTGTCTTGGAGCATGAAAATAGCTTAATGCACAGAGAATCTGTCATGACTTTTTCTGTTAGGACCAAAAATAATGGTCGCATAGATCAAGAAATATCTTATCAAATAAACTTAGAAGTAAATTATTGGAAAGAAGTATTAAAGAGAATTGTTGCTGTAATAAAATTTTTGTCGTCACGAGGAATTGCGTTTCGCGgagaaaatcaaataattggaTCTCAACACAATGGGAACTATTTGGGCTGTTTAGAGTTAATAAGCCAATTTGATCCATTTCTTttagaacatttaaataaatatggaaaTCAAGGCAAAGGAAATCCTTCATATTTGTCAGCTAATAtttgtaatgaatttattaacataatggGGAGACAAGTGCTAAATGCAATTCTTTCGGAATTAAAAGTggctaatattattcaattagtgTTGATTCCACTCCTGATCTTTCTCATATTGATCAAATGA
- the LOC132925669 gene encoding E3 SUMO-protein ligase ZBED1-like: MDMIAGDLQPISYLENNGFRKIVSFLDSRYLEHIPSRRTLTRKIMPDIYQSTKVKVQQMLIESNYVAITSDIWTSLNADSFLTVTAHVYNTNYVLKTFVLTTEKLNKNHTAQYLYETLIEIFEEWKIINKVVAIVTDSGANIKAAIKKMNGIPHIPCTAHKLNLVVTNALKIQCGADESDVDNNIGWDGVNDLNILLKKCRSIVTFFKKSEIGHRCLQDKLKQLSLPDLKLKQDVSTRWNSSLLMLERLVTLKEPLTCVMMSLKDGPTMLLPMEWRIIEDIIPLLTPFNLMTTELSGEKYPTLAMVIPLVRGVNIALNSKIMETELGVALKTKLIKNMSDRFNLIEDNDVSPCFSISTVLDPRFKKVAFTNIELANKAIQSINNELAASIGNELMNNDYLRTHWLLPTTYYFHIYANLNIIF, from the exons ATGGATATGATAGCAGGAGATTTACAACCCATTTCATACTTGGAAAATAATGGTTTTCGAAAAATTGTCAGTTTTTTAGATTCCCGTTATTTGGAGCATATTCCTAGTCGTCGTACCCTTACTAGGAAAATAATGCCTGACATTTATCAATCTACCAAAGTAAAAGTGCAACAAATGTTAATTGAATCTAATTATGTTGCCATTACATCAGATATTTGGACATCTTTAAATGCTGATTCTTTTTTAACAGTTACTgctcatgtatataatacaaattatgtactGAAAACATTTGTACTAACAAcagaaaaacttaataaaaatcatacagCACAATACTTATATGAAACattgattgaaatatttgaagaatggaaaataattaataaagtagtaGCTATTGTAACCGATTCTGGTGCTAACATAAAGgctgcaataaaaaaaatgaatggcATACCTCATATTCCATGTACTGCACATAAGTTGAACTTAGTGGTGACAAACGCACTAAAAATTCAGTGTGGTGCAGATGAAAGTGACGTAGATAACAATATTGGTTGGGATGGAGTTaacgatttaaacattttattaaaaaaatgtcgttcaatagtaacattttttaaaaaaagtgaaattgGACATCGCTGTTTACAAGACAAGTTAAAACAACTAAGTTTACCCGATTTGAAATTAAAGCAAGATGTGTCAACCCGTTGGAACAGTAGCCTCTTAATGCTTGAAAGGTTGGTAACATTAAAAGAACCACTTACTTGTGTCATGATGTCGCTAAAGGATGGTCCAACAATGCTCCTACCAATGGAATGGAGAATTATAGAGGATATTATACCACTGCTAACaccatttaatttaatgacaaCAGAACTTTCAGGAGAAAAATACCCAACACTTGCCATGGTTATACCTTTAGTGAgag GTGTGAATATTGCtcttaattctaaaataatggaGACAGAATTAGGTGTagcattaaaaactaaattgataaaaaatatgtcaGATCGTTTTAATCTGATTGAAGATAATGATGTTTCACCttgtttttcaatttcaacAGTTCTTGACCCAAGGTTTAAGAAAGTAGCTTTTACAAATATAGAGTTGGCCAATAAAGCTATACAgagtataaataatgaattagctGCATCAATTGGTAATgaactaatgaataatgattatttgaGAACCCACTGGCTACTGCCTACTacctattattttcatatatatgctaaccttaatattattttctaa